A window of Nocardia arthritidis genomic DNA:
AACAGCACGAGTGCCGAACTCGCCAGCATCCATGCGGTGTCACCGGTATTCGGTGCTCCGGTCAAGGGAAAAGCCACCTTGAAATCCTCCTCATCTCGGGCCCGGCCGATAACGGCAAACGGACCTGCCCAGAAGGTTCCTCATTCGGTGTTTCATCCGTGAGTTTGCGGTGTTTCGCATATGTGAACGCATGGTGCGGTTATGTTGCTACCACGTTTCCGTGTCCGATTTGCCGCGCTCAGCGCGGCGTGTCCGCGGCCCCGGCGAGTCTCGCGGCGGAAACCGGAGCGGGAGCCGATCTCGGCTCGCCGACCGTCAACCCAGCAGTGCGTCCACGAAAGCCGCCGGTTCGAACGGGGCCAGGTCGTCGGCGCCCTCGCCGAGACCGACCAGCTTCACCGGGACGCCGAGTTCGTGCTGCACCTGGAAGACGATGCCGCCCTTGGCCGTTCCGTCCAGTTTGGTCAGCACCACGCCGGTGATGTCGACCACCTCGGCGAACACCCGCGCCTGCATCAGGCCGTTCTGTCCGACGGTGGCGTCGAGCACCAGCAGCACCTCGTCGACGGCGGCCTTCTTCTCCACCACCCGCTTGACCTTGCCCAGCTCATCCATCAGACCGGTCTTGGTGTGCAGGCGGCCCGCGGTATCGATCAGCACCGCGTCGACGCCGCGCTCGATACCCGCGGCCACCGCGTCGAAGGCGACAGCCGCCGGATCGGCGCCCTCGCGGCCGCGCACGGTATCCGCGCCGACCCGCTCGCCCCAGGTCTGCAGTTGATCCGCGGCGGCGGCGCGGAAGGTGTCGGCCGCGCCGAGCAGCACCCGGCGGCCGTCGGCGACCAGCACCCGCGCCAATTTGCCGGTGGTGGTGGTCTTTCCGGTGCCGTTCACGCCGACCACCAGCAGGATCGACGGATGGTCCGCATGCGGCAGCGCGCGCACCGCGCGATCCAGTTCCGGGCGCAGCGCATCGATCAGCACCTCGCGCAGCACCTCGCGGGCCTGTTCGGCGGTGCGCACGCTGCGGCCGGCCATCTCCTCGCGCAAACGGTCGACGACGGCGGCCGTGCTGGCGGTGCCGAGGTCGGCGAGCACCAGCGTGTCCTCGACCTCCTCCCACGATTCCTCGTCCAGGTCGCCGCCGCCGAGCAGACCGAGCAGCGACTTGCCGACGGCGTTCTGCGAACGGGACAGCCTGCCGCGTAGGCGTTCCAGGCGGCCGGTGGTCGGTTCGATGGTGTCGAGCGGCGGGGCGGTGGCCGCGGCGGCGGCATCGGACGGGGCGACTACCTCGGGTTCGGCAACAGGCGCGGATTCCGCGGCTGTCGGTGCCGATTCCGGGGTGGCCGTGCCGGATTCGGCGGCTGCACCGGAGCCACGGGTCGTCGTGCCGGAGCCTGCGGTCGCGCCGCCGGACCCGGTCGCCGGTTCGGCGGTCGTCGTGCCGGACTCGGTCGCGGCGTCGGGTTCGGCGGTCGTCGCACCGGACCCGTCCGCGGCCTGAGATTCGGCGGTCGTCGCACCGGATTCAGTGGCGCTTCGGGATTCGGCGGCTGTTGTGCCGGACCCGGTCGCACCCCGAGGCTCGGCCGTCGCGGTGCCGGATTCGGTCGCGGCATCGCCATCGGCCGCCGCATCGGGTTGCCCGGTCGGCGCGGCGGATTCCCTCGCGGCCTCGGTGGATTCGACATCCTCCGTGGGCAACTGAACATTGGTGATGCCGCGCCGCGGTGCGTCCCGCGGTATCGCCGCGTCATCGCCGACGTGCGGCTGGCCCTCGGTATCGGTCCGCTCGATCGGGGCGGGTTCCGGTTTGGTCGCGGTCCCGCCCTGGCTGAAGGTGAATCCACCCGACGCCGTGTAACCGCCCGACTTGTCGGTCAGCTCTTTCCGCTCGTCGGACGGCGTCAGCGAGACACGCCTGCTCCGGTACCGGACGAAACCGGCGACCAGGGCCACCAACAACACGGCGGCGACGGCGGCGATCAGGATCCACACTTCGGCACTCACGCGCCCCATCCTTGCAGAACCGCCTCGGTCGTCGGCGGACCACATCGCCCGGTGAGCTGCGTCACCACCGCCGACGGACCGGTCGATGGCCACTGATGGGCAGGTCCCGCCGGATGACGGGCCGGCAAATTAGTCGGACACACGAGGGGTGAGATTTCTTGTCCTGCGGAACTTCTCGCGACGGGCCAATAGGATCGGCGAGGTGACCGATCGAAACGTGCTTGGGGGGCCGCTGGAAGAGTGCGGCACCGATCCACTCACCGGCTTCTACCGGGACGGCTGCTGCAGCACCGGGCCGGAGGATCTGGGTAGCCACACCGTGTGCACCGTCGTCACGGCCGAGTTCCTGGAACACCAGGCATCCATCGGCAACGATCTGAGTACGCCGCGCCCGGAGAACAACTTTCCGGGCCTGCAGCCCGGAGACCGGTGGTGTGTGGTGGCCGTGCGTTGGTTGCACGCGCACGAGGACGGTGTCGCCGCACCCGTCGTGCTGGCGGCGACCCATGAAAACGCGCTGGAAGTGATCTCCATGGATATCTTGCGCAAATACGCCGTCGACGTGCCCGACGACGTCAGCGACCTGCTGTAGCGCCTCGTCCACGAACGACGGTAACCGTCGAGGCGGTCGGCGGTCGGCGGGTGATCCAGGAGGTGGGCACGCGCCGAGCGCCGAGCGCCGCGGTGGCCCGGTCGATGTCGGCGCCCGGTACGGCTCGGCGGCGAGTACCGCGGCGGCCCAACCGAAGTCGTCAGCCCG
This region includes:
- the ftsY gene encoding signal recognition particle-docking protein FtsY, producing the protein MSAEVWILIAAVAAVLLVALVAGFVRYRSRRVSLTPSDERKELTDKSGGYTASGGFTFSQGGTATKPEPAPIERTDTEGQPHVGDDAAIPRDAPRRGITNVQLPTEDVESTEAARESAAPTGQPDAAADGDAATESGTATAEPRGATGSGTTAAESRSATESGATTAESQAADGSGATTAEPDAATESGTTTAEPATGSGGATAGSGTTTRGSGAAAESGTATPESAPTAAESAPVAEPEVVAPSDAAAAATAPPLDTIEPTTGRLERLRGRLSRSQNAVGKSLLGLLGGGDLDEESWEEVEDTLVLADLGTASTAAVVDRLREEMAGRSVRTAEQAREVLREVLIDALRPELDRAVRALPHADHPSILLVVGVNGTGKTTTTGKLARVLVADGRRVLLGAADTFRAAAADQLQTWGERVGADTVRGREGADPAAVAFDAVAAGIERGVDAVLIDTAGRLHTKTGLMDELGKVKRVVEKKAAVDEVLLVLDATVGQNGLMQARVFAEVVDITGVVLTKLDGTAKGGIVFQVQHELGVPVKLVGLGEGADDLAPFEPAAFVDALLG
- a CDS encoding DUF2237 family protein, which codes for MTDRNVLGGPLEECGTDPLTGFYRDGCCSTGPEDLGSHTVCTVVTAEFLEHQASIGNDLSTPRPENNFPGLQPGDRWCVVAVRWLHAHEDGVAAPVVLAATHENALEVISMDILRKYAVDVPDDVSDLL